The DNA sequence ACCTCCCCATCTATCCAAGCCACTTCAGGATCCCCAACCCAAACTTGAGATCCAACTACTATATTTGCTGCAGTTGCCTGCAAGAACAAGAATTTCCACTACAGTCACATCAAAAATGCCAACATACTGATGCTTGCTTAACCAGTAAGAAATCACCATAATGGTTAATTCGCCATCCTTCCATGCATCAGCAAACAAGGaccattttttaaaacaaaattaacagcATACAACATCTATTGGATAGCACAAGTAAGAAAATCATGAAAGGCTCCTCATTTCGAGTTTAAAACACAAACTTAAGCTATTCGAAactggaaaaagaaaaggaaaaaaacgtAGCATTGAACTTTCAAAATCAATCAAACCAGAGAAGATCGACAAAACTCcctaagaataaaaaaactgaaatcCCCAAGGTGAAGACAAAAGATCCATACCATTTCTATCTACAACCAGTTCGAGATCTCGAGCAGcttcaaaaaaaaatccaccaaaTCAACAAttctaaaaaacaaacaaaatagatTCTAAAAAGGCGAGCTTTTCCCAAGATCCAGCACCAAAGATCAGAGCTTTCGTCCTTTACTCTGCTCGATTTCACTATAAACAACAACAGATCGGCCAGATCTCGTCAAAAAGACTTCGTTTATGCTGCTTTTGCGTGCTTTGATCGCCGTCCAAAGAAGGAAAGACCTCTTCTTTTTCGTCTCTCTGCGGGCTTTTGAATCACAAATGAAGAAGGGGGCGAAGAGAGAAGAATACGAAACGAAGGTTTTTAtgggtttaattaattaaaatgcacGGAATTCCCGATTTAGCCCTCCGTCCGTCCGGAATTTACGGTCTCTGCCCCCGCGTTTTAACCACGGTTTACCATGCCAAGAAAAACATGAGATCTTTGTCTTCACTAAAGTAACCAGTATTTAACGTTTTACCCCTtcgaaaattataaattgaattggtaagtttttttttcttatgtacccacaaaaaaattgtcatttttattatatctgtaaaatctatatttatatgtatatagacATTTGTTcttaatatgaaaaaatttttataggatTCTATTGACCTGTTTATGTttggattattgtttattttattatctaaattaaAATGTATTTTAACAACTAAAATAtgtgaatttatttgttttgtgttaaTCTCTTTACTTTAGAGATGAACTCACATGAGTAtgccaaataaatttttaatattttttaataagtgaaaaaaaaaagtatttttaaaattaaaatattaacactAGCAATAAtccaaactttatttttttaatattttttaattaaattaaattttaattgtatcAGTAGTATATttgaacaaatttaattttaaaaaagtaattatattaaTACCAAAAACTTTTAGTCTAATGGTAGTGACCTTACAGTAAAAAAACTTATTGAAACTTTTATTACCCAAAATTTGATACATTCGAGACAGTGGTCTAAAAAAATTCTTGGCTATAGAAACTAGTTTACAATCTAATTTTTATATCCGCCGAATGAGTGTATATAAGCCGGACAATCACTTTTTGATGGTATGTATGCCCATTTGACACGTGATTTGtgcattttgtaaaaaaaaatttatactataTTTGAGCAAATATGATTTTGGAAAagcaattttgtcacaaataaaatggGTCCCTGAATAATTTGGAGGCTAAGAAagtaatttttctatttatgtAATTAACCTAAGTTAGAAACACAATATTAAGGACAAATCTATAACAGGTAATTGCAAACTTTTTTGGGGACTAATGAGTAATAAATCCTGCTTCGTATTCCGACAAGGGTTAAGGGTTACTCTCTGTAATTCAAAGTGAAAAGGAGGGGCATTTTGGGTAGAGAGAATTGCGTCCTGCCGGCGTCAAACATTGGATCTTGATCCTACGGTCCATATTTTGTTTAGTAAAATCCATCACAAAAATACTTATATAATTCTACTCattcttttaataattatttaaatatatatattttttaaaaaatatatattatactaataaaataccttctattaaattttaaatgtaaaatatttattttcagttaaacaaaaaaatattcatataaaactTCCCTTTCAAACTAATTTTTGAGAAAACATTTTCTCAAGTCCACAACCGACCAACCAAAGACAACTtcactttcatttttaatttaatttattgaataaatgAAATTAGAAAATAGCATAAAATacgtaaaacaataaatttaatttttatttatttgtttatttatttttaaaaagacgCAATGTCGCGAAGCCCAAAGACGAACACGTGTGGAGGACAGACTCACCATCTGAATCTGCGCCTCACCTGCGtgagatggggatcgaactcggaGAGTCACGCTTAAAACTCGAGGTGAACACTATACCTATGCaagggacccgatgccaatagaccaaatggtcattggcgtaaaacaataaatgactacgaaaaatgaaaatttcatttgtaaaatatttttaattaaagtgaatTAATATcaattagaattttaattacACCCTCATAAGTGCCCAAAAACGATGATGAAAAAGACATAAtgatactaataataatattaataagacCAAGTGTTCTAAGTCATCTTCGAGAGGATCGAGAGCCACGTGATGCCAATCGGACGGATGTGCTGTCATCTTGTTTTAGATTGATGGCATTTTCGTAGTTATGCTTGAAAATCAATGGGAATCTGGGAAACCAGGGCAGTCAGAGACAAGATCAACACCGTCCGTTCGCACTAATAAAAGATTAGCTGATCTTAGCCGTCCATATCATGGGTCCCACGCCGAGGTTCGTTTACGCGGTCGCAAGAGGTCATCGCGTGCACGTCGACGCGCTCTTCTCGGCGCATCTAACGATTGTCAATCACGTTATCTGGCTGATCCAACGGTGAGAATTTGCTGAGATGTGcaaatcggtgcattaatggCCGTTGGATGAAGGAAGGATGGGAATCATGCCGAAACTGGGTCCCAACACAGTTTTGGCGTGCTCTTGCttttaattatagaaaattcgttttggttaattttttaagggttttttatGTACGTAcctctaaaaaaattcaaagttagAGATGTTCttctattttaatttcaataataaataaaaaaataatatttagttccaataaataaactaaattggTAGTCCAAATAATGTAAATGTTTATTCATATCATCATCCatgttattctcttttttttaaaaaaaacctaaatactaaaaaaaaaactctctctCTACACCCTAAAATGTAAATTATACATTGTAAATTTACATATAGGGTTTTGAGATTTACTGCTTAGGATTTAGGTGTgatttaaaattcaagtttttttaattttgagtgtaatattttataacattttaggATATTAAAGTTTAGAGTTTAGTTTAAATTCCTACTTTGCATCCACGTTATTTGGACTATCAATTCAGTCTAAATaacattattctttatttatacccaaaaactatatataaactctAAGATTATTATCATCTAATAGTGAATGAAAATTATAGCAAAtatgtaataaaatatattatgcatttttttttatataaaacttcTTTAAACTTTTGAGTTATTACCATTTATAATATACATGTGCACTTGTCAATTTGTTCTGGGAATCAAAATATTCAACAAAATAGATTATGTTGAAAACTATCACTGAAGTTGTTTTGACTTTAATTGACAAAACATTATTTATCATTAGATAGATGGCAGTGTAGTGAATTGTAGAACATTGCATTTAGTACAagatatagaaaatattatttttgattgcaaactgattaatttttgtttttatacttGTGCTTAAGATTTGTCATGTTATAACTTTCattaagaataattaattatttcagaCAAAAATCCTAAATACTTCCAATTAAGAAACTTTTATACTAAGAAacaatgtaataattttttaatttttatttactacaTTGCTTAAGCAAAAGTTAACCCCCACTTTTCATGCCACAACTTTTCACATAACAAATAATAGATTTTGACCAAATTAGtgtgaaatttctttttataaaacctataatttctttttaaaggGACTAAAAGTCAAATTTGAGCTTAAAGACATCTTTAATCATTTAGACTATTCCAGAGTTTGATGGTCATGTTATCTCATCAGCTCATTAAACCCTTACTTATTAAACTATCTCCCATAATCAACCCATTAAACTATCTCTCATAATAGTTATACTGTAAAATAAGACCCACAATCAATTCATTCAACTCATTAACTatttctaattatatatttcattataatatatttatttaataaataaataattattattaataaaattattatataatattttttaaaaattaaatttcaaaataaatatttaaaataataaaaaaatatattaataataataaattattatgttattttgggaaaattaattaatttgtgtatgataaaaaagtaaaaaagcaatttatcaaattgatgaaaaaataaagagacaaTTTATATAACACATAAAAATGcttaaaatattacataattaaactcttaaaaacgcataaaaaactaattttcatCTTCATTCACTCTGAAGTGGTGCCAAATATACTCTACCAAGTTTAAACGAAATTGATGATATACTTCTTGATCACGTAATTTAACAtttcttcttaaatattattgaaaatcttgAATGCATCCTCGGCTAACAAGGAGTGGGGATTCGCTTTCTTCATCATACCCATTTGTGATTGCATCTCCTTCATCTTCAATAATCATGTTTTGCAATAttatgcatgtgtacattataTCTCGCAATTTTTTCATGTGCCAAAAACGGATAGAGCTACGTACAATTGCCCACCGAGATTAAAGTATGCTAAATGCACGCTCAACGTCTTTTCTTTCAGcttcttgtatttgtttgaaCTTGGTTCTCTTTGGGTCTTCCAAATATGAGAAGCTTTTAAAGAATATTGCCCAATTTGGATATATACCATCACAAAATAATATCCTCTTGTGTATGTTGTACCAATAAAATTGAACTGGATTTCTAGAACGTATCCATATAATACATCATTAAACAAAGAAGATTAGTTGAGCACATTTATCATTATTAGACCCAGCAACTCTGAAGAATGCATGCCAAATTCATAGGTCGGGTGAAGCAACTGCTTCTAACATAATTGTTGAAACCCCTTGATCCCCCTTAAGTGAATTGGCCTTTCCATGAGACTGGGCAATTTTTCCAATGCCAATGAATGCAATCTATACTACCAAGCATATCGGGAAAGCCATGGCGCTCAGAATGCAGTTGAAGTAAACGCccaacatcatcattattaGATCTTCTTAGATATCTTGCtgcaaaaattttaataatgcatctacaaaatttaaataggcATTCAATTGCAGTGCATTCAACAATTCGTGCGTACTCATCATATTGATTAGCCAGTGCTCCATATGCTAATTGTCGGATTGCAGCATTACATTTTTGAAAGTAGTGAAAGTCCTCTCTTACTAGTTGAATCAACCcttaattgaaaatattctGAACGGCTTGCTAGTGCTTCTGCGATTTGCAAGAACAATGCCTTCCGTATTTGAAATCTTTGATGACATACATTATCAGGATAAACTAGTTCATCGGCGAAGTAGTCATTGAAAAGCCTTCCATGTCCTGCTTTACGATCACCATTCAAATGCCTTTGACTTCTTTTATGGCTACTAGATGACTCACCCTTTTTCCACCTCTCCCATTCCTCTAATATTGTACAAATCTTTTCTTCTGAATCACCCATCAACTCATCTACCAAAAATTGCTTGACTTGTTCCAACTAGGTAGGATCTATTCTCTAGGATGTTAACAAATGGATGTAGTTtacaaaaatattgaatttgttAAGTGGAGAAGTATGGAACTTAttctcatcatatatatatgcacaactCAACGCCTAGTTTACAACAACTAGTTTTAACGCCTAATTTTCAAACAGCTAATTTGACTCAATGGCTAGGTTTCAAATTGCTAATTTTCAAATGATTAATTTTCAAATCATTAATTTGTAACGGCTAGTTTTCAAATAGCTAATTTGACTTATGGCTAGTTTTCAAactgttaatttttaattgattaattttcaaACGACTAATTTTTAATGGGTAATTTTCAAACTACAAATGGCTAGTTTACATTCAAATTACATTAAATTTGCATTAATAATAGGTATAATTCTCAAAATAGTTTCTCTACTTTTTTAAACTTACCCTTTTAGTTACTTACTTTAAATTGTAAC is a window from the Dioscorea cayenensis subsp. rotundata cultivar TDr96_F1 chromosome 2, TDr96_F1_v2_PseudoChromosome.rev07_lg8_w22 25.fasta, whole genome shotgun sequence genome containing:
- the LOC120272808 gene encoding uncharacterized protein LOC120272808, yielding MGDSEEKICTILEEWERWKKGESSSSHKRSQRHLNGDRKAGHGRLFNDYFADELVYPDNVCHQRFQIRKALFLQIAEALASRSEYFQLRVDSTSKRGLSLLSKICIIKIFAARYLRRSNNDDVGRLLQLHSERHGFPDMLGSIDCIHWHWKNCPVSWKGQFT